One Homo sapiens chromosome 13, GRCh38.p14 Primary Assembly genomic window carries:
- the C13orf42 gene encoding uncharacterized protein C13orf42 isoform X1: MEKATPKKYSQFSADVAEAIAFFDSIIAELDTERRPRAAEASLPNEDVDFDVATSSREHSLHSNWILRAPRRHSEDIAAHTVHTVDGQFRRSTEHRTVGTQRRLERHPIYLPKAVEGAFNTWKFKPKACKKDLGSSRQILFNFSGEDMEWDAELFALEPQLSPGEDYYETENPKGQWLLRERLWERTVP; this comes from the exons ATGGAG AAAGCAACCCCAAAGAAATACTCGCAGTTCAGTGCTGATGTGGCCGAGGCCATTGCCTTCTTTGACTCCATCATTGCAGAGCTGGATACAGAGAGACGACCCCGGGCTGCTGAGGCCAGCCTGCCAAATGAAGATGTGGACTTTGACG TGGCCACCAGCTCCAGGGAGCACAGCTTGCATTCTAACTGGATCCTGCGGGCACCGCGCAGACACTCCGAGGATATCGCTGCCCACACTGTGCATACTGTAGACGGCCAGTTTCGAAGGAGCACCGAGCACAGGACCGTGGGCACTCAGAGGAGACTCGAGAGGCACCCCATTTATTTGCCCAAGGCTGTGGAAGGGGCCTTCAACACCTGGAAATTTAAGCCCAAAGCCTGCAAAAAAGA CCTGGGGAGCTCCAGACAGATCCTTTTCAACTTCTCAGGAGAAGATATGGAGTGGGATGCAGAGCTCTTTGCGTTGGAGCCCCAGTTGTCTCCTGGGGAGGACTACTATGAGACAGAGAACCCCAAAGGACAGTGGCTGCTTCGAGAAAGACTTTGGGAGCGGACGGTGCCCTGA
- the C13orf42 gene encoding uncharacterized protein C13orf42, with protein sequence MFRKIHSIFNSSPQRKTAAESPFYEGASPAVKLIRSSSMYVVGDHGEKFSESLKKYKSTSSMDTSLYYLRQEEDRAWMYSRTQDCLQYLQELLALRKKYLSSFSDLKPHRTQGISSTSSKSSKGGKKTPVRSTPKEIKKATPKKYSQFSADVAEAIAFFDSIIAELDTERRPRAAEASLPNEDVDFDVATSSREHSLHSNWILRAPRRHSEDIAAHTVHTVDGQFRRSTEHRTVGTQRRLERHPIYLPKAVEGAFNTWKFKPKACKKDLGSSRQILFNFSGEDMEWDAELFALEPQLSPGEDYYETENPKGQWLLRERLWERTVP encoded by the exons ATGTTCAGAAAGATCCACTCCATCTTTAACTCCAGCCCACAGAGAAAGACGGCGGCCGAGAGCCCCTTCTACGAAGGAGCCAGCCCCGCAGTGAAGCTGATTCGAAGCAGTTCCATGTATGTGGTCGGGGACCACGGGGAGAAATTCAGCGAGTCCTTAAAGAAGTACAAAAGCACCAGTAGCATGGACACCAGCCTGTACTACCTGCGGCAGGAGGAGGACCGGGCGTGGATGTATTCGCGCACCCAGGACTGCCTGCAGTACCTGCAGGAGCTGCTGGCCTTGCGCAAAAAATATCTCAGCAGCTTCAGTGATCTGAAGCCCCACCGCACCCAGGGGATTTCCTCAACCTCCTCCAAATCCTCCAAGGGAGGGAAAAAGACTCCTGTCCGGTCTACTCCCAAAGAAATAAAG AAAGCAACCCCAAAGAAATACTCGCAGTTCAGTGCTGATGTGGCCGAGGCCATTGCCTTCTTTGACTCCATCATTGCAGAGCTGGATACAGAGAGACGACCCCGGGCTGCTGAGGCCAGCCTGCCAAATGAAGATGTGGACTTTGACG TGGCCACCAGCTCCAGGGAGCACAGCTTGCATTCTAACTGGATCCTGCGGGCACCGCGCAGACACTCCGAGGATATCGCTGCCCACACTGTGCATACTGTAGACGGCCAGTTTCGAAGGAGCACCGAGCACAGGACCGTGGGCACTCAGAGGAGACTCGAGAGGCACCCCATTTATTTGCCCAAGGCTGTGGAAGGGGCCTTCAACACCTGGAAATTTAAGCCCAAAGCCTGCAAAAAAGA CCTGGGGAGCTCCAGACAGATCCTTTTCAACTTCTCAGGAGAAGATATGGAGTGGGATGCAGAGCTCTTTGCGTTGGAGCCCCAGTTGTCTCCTGGGGAGGACTACTATGAGACAGAGAACCCCAAAGGACAGTGGCTGCTTCGAGAAAGACTTTGGGAGCGGACGGTGCCCTGA